Proteins encoded within one genomic window of Cucumis sativus cultivar 9930 chromosome 3, Cucumber_9930_V3, whole genome shotgun sequence:
- the LOC101207757 gene encoding 30S ribosomal protein 3, chloroplastic yields the protein MHIAPSSSSSSSFSPSPNALSMMLSMAVQLQPNVNFCFNTSNFTAQTASKPFKLPFAVRQRTTASSCIPNFHTVFGLQLRRQNFRTQEISASAAPIEAVEAASELLVADDSDSVSSPVKEKLGVVVKPMEKPRLVLKFIWMEKNIGIALDQMIPGHGTIPLSPYYFWPRKDAWEELKVLLESKPWISQKQMIILLNQATDIINLWQQGGGNLA from the exons ATGCATATTgcaccttcttcttcttcttcttcttctttctctccatCTCCGAACGCACTCTCTATGATGTTATCCATGGCAGTTCAACTTCAGCCCAATGTTAATTTCTGTTTCAATACCTCCAATTTCACTGCCCAAACCGCTTCAAAACCGTTCAAACTTCCTTTTGCTGTGAGGCAAAGAACCACCGCTTCTTCCTGCATTCCCAACTTCCATACTGTTTTTGGCTTGCAATTGAGGCGCCAGAACTTCAGAACTCAAGAAATCTCTGCTTCTGCTGCGCCCATTGAAGCTGTCGAAGCTGCTTCAGAATTGCTTGTTGCTGATGATTCCGACTCCGTCTCTTCTCCTGTTAAGGag AAACTGGGAGTGGTTGTGAAACCGATGGAAAAGCCAAGGCTTGTGCTAAAGTTTATATGGATGGAGAAGAACATTGGTATTGCACTTGATCAAATGATTCCTGGTCATGGAACTATTCCTCTTAGCCCGTACTACTTTTGGCCTCGGAAAGATGCATGGGAAGAACTCAAAGTCTTACTTGAGAGCAAGCCCTGGATTTCTCAAAAGCAGATGATTATTCTCCTTAATCAGGCAACTGACATCATCAATTTGTGGCAGCAGGGTGGAGGCAACCTGGCTTAA
- the LOC101207514 gene encoding S-adenosylmethionine decarboxylase proenzyme — translation MTCPTSAIGFEGYEKRLEVSFFEPSVFVDPRGMGLRALSKAQLDEILTLAECTIVDSLSNDYLDSYVLSESSLFVYPYKFIIKTCGTTKLLLSIPALLKLADSLSLTVKSVRYTRGSFIFPGAQSFPHRSFSEEVAVLDGYLARLGLNGSAYVMGSPDETRKWHVYAACASMGNQSNNPVYTLEMCMTGLDKEKASVFFKTDASSAAAMTENSGIRKILPKSEICDFEFDPCGYSMNAIEGDAESTIHVTPEDGFSYASFEAAGYDFDDMNLSKLIVRVLACFQPSDFSVALHSDVVGENLEDLLCLELKGYEGGEKSCEILGENGTVIYQSFMKTEGDYASSPRSTLLKCWSEDEKDEEVGKY, via the coding sequence ATGACGTGTCCAACCTCTGCTATTGGATTTGAAGGCTACGAAAAGAGGCTTGAAGTATCATTCTTCGAGCCTAGTGTTTTTGTTGACCCTAGGGGCATGGGTCTCCGTGCTCTGTCAAAGGCACAATTGGATGAAATTCTTACATTAGCTGAGTGCACCATTGTCGACTCTTTGTCAAATGACTATCTTGATTCGTATGTCCTTTCAGAGTCGAGCCTCTTCGTGTACCCATACAAGTTCATCATCAAAACTTGCGGCACTACTAAGCTGCTTCTTTCAATCCCAGCTCTGCTGAAGTTAGCTGATTCGCTGTCTCTTACTGTGAAGTCTGTGAGGTACACTCGCGGCAGCTTTATCTTTCCTGGTGCCCAGTCTTTTCCCCATCGCAGCTTCTCTGAGGAAGTTGCTGTTCTCGATGGCTATTTGGCCAGGCTTGGCCTCAATGGTTCTGCTTACGTGATGGGAAGTCCTGATGAAACGAGGAAATGGCATGTTTACGCTGCCTGTGCCAGTATGGGGAATCAAAGCAATAACCCCGTTTATACCCTGGAAATGTGCATGACTGGTTTAGACAAGGAGAAGGCGTCTGTCTTCTTCAAAACAGATGCAAGTTCTGCTGCTGCAATGACTGAAAACTCTGGTATTAGGAAAATTCTCCCAAAATCTGAAATATGTGACTTTGAGTTCGACCCTTGTGGTTATTCCATGAATGCCATTGAAGGAGATGCTGAGTCTACAATCCATGTTACTCCAGAAGATGGGTTTAGTTATGCAAGTTTTGAAGCAGCTGGTTATGACTTCGATGATATGAATCTGTCTAAGTTGATTGTGAGGGTGCTGGCATGCTTCCAGCCATCTGATTTTTCTGTTGCCCTCCATTCAGACGTTGTTGGTGAAAATCTGGAAGACTTGCTCTGTCTGGAATTGAAGGGGTACGAGGGTGGTGAGAAGAGCTGTGAAATACTGGGGGAAAATGGAACCGTCATCTACCAGAGCTTTATGAAGACTGAAGGAGATTATGCCTCATCTCCAAGGTCGACCCTTTTGAAATGTTGGAGTGAGGACGAGAAGGACGAGGAAGTTGGGAAGTATTAG